Genomic DNA from Candidatus Nitrosopumilus koreensis AR1:
ATGGTACCAGTATTGGATACTCTAACCAGATAATTTCCGCCATCCTCATTGATATCATATGAAAAATAACCCGGAAAAGTGTCATCAGGTATAGGTATCTGAACAAAGGATGTGTCTGGGTTTCCATTGAGTGAGTCATCATCAATTCTAACATCTACTCCCAAACCACTAACAAAATCTACTGTAAATAATATGCGTTCATCAGTTAAACTGATCTGATTCATTGCACCAGTAAGATTTCCACTAGAATGAAAATTTGTCACATCATTAAGAGGATCAATAAAATCCATTTCAATGTCTGTTTGTGAAAACAATGTTGTTTTACCTCCAGAATTATCGACTCTTTCGATTGTATAGTCTACCAAAAATGCACCATCTCCATATTTTGTATTGTTTAATGCCAGTACTTCACTAGAAGTTAATCCATATGATTCCCAATGCATTATAGAATCAATACTGCCTTTAAAATTCTCAGTAATTTGACCATCTTGGGTATCAGGATTTGCTCCAATCATCCACTTAGTATCTATTTCTAGTTGCGAATTATTTGGATTACTTGTATCTTGTTGAGTTACAACAAAAGATCCATCTAAATACAAAGTACATGTTTCAGAATCTACACGAATTCCAACAAAATGATGCCATTCATCAGTAGTTACTCCAGAGGTATTACAATCAAGTATTTTTCCTTCTGTAGAATCAAATCTAAATGACAATGTACCTGTTGTTCCAGATTTATCAAAAACAACCTCATAAAATTCAGAGCCAGGATTGGATTCTTCAGCCCGGATTATTACTTGCCGGCCATCATTTCCAGTACCATCTACATAAAACCAACCAGCAGTAGAGTTTGGGCCATCATCAAGATCATTACAAGAGGTATCAATTCCTACTGAAATGTAATCATTATTCCCATCAAAAGTAAATCCTCCACTGGAAAATACACCACTAGAATCACTCCATGCAGGCGTGCTGGTACCTGAACCAAGAGTGGCACTGATTTCATTATCACATGCAGCCCCAGTTACCCCATTAGAAAGAAAAGATTGTTTCTCAAAATGAAATATCATACCACTAGATAAAATTGAATTATCTATAGTTGAATCAAGATGGGAATTAAGATAAGCTAAAGATGAAGTCCAAGTTCCAGAAGGTATTGTAACTGTACTTGTTTGGTTATTTGTAATGTATGCCATGTTATTTTGATCAAGATCAACGGTAAACCCTGTGGCATCTGCGGTACCAGAGCTTAATTGATATTCGCCATTAGGGGTGTTTGTGGATTCTTGATGAATTGTAAGAATGTCAGGAGTGTTACTAGGAACTGTAAATCCAAGTGATTCCAAAGAAGTTCCAGCTTCTAATGCCAACAACACGTCTTTAATTGTTATAGTTACAGATGAATCATTTCCAGGATATCCATTTACAATAGAACCAGTTATAGTTACAGATTCTGCGGCTGTACCTGAAATGACACAGGACCATTTGAAGATTACAGATTCACCTTTTTTCAGAGAAGGGTACGATGCAGGAGTTGGCGAAGAATCACAAATTGCGGTTGCGGAACCTGATGGGGGAGACATCTCAGGGACAATGTTAAGTAAAGTAACATCATTTGGAAGGTCATTTGTAACAGTCATAAATAATGTTGTAGAAAATCCATTAGCAACGGTTTCAGGAGCTGCATGTAAGTTAATAGATAAATTTTGATCAGGAACTGAATTGAAAAAATATGTTTCAGTATTTCCCCGATCAGTAACAAGGGATATTTTATACGCTTGAGTATCAACTACAGAAAGCGGAAGGGTTTGTCCAATTCCGCTGACAGAATTTGAAGGAGATATGCTTTGATCAATATCAAATTTTGAAGGAATCCATGTTGAATCAGTGGTATTTTCAATCCATAGTTTTGTTAATTTTATTGGAAGTTGGCCTTTGTTTTGAACTGTCAAATCAAATTTGTTGTTTGTAATGGTAGCATCAGAAATTTCAAAAGATTCAGAATTTCTTGCACCATCAACACTTTCTTTGATTATTACGGCTTGTGAAAAATCATCAATCACATTCATACTATATGACACATATGCCACAGTGCTAGAAGCAGCAATTATAAAAAATACTGCACCCACCAGCGTACTTAATGCTCTACGATTTTTCATGGACTCACCTGGGTTCTGAATTGATTATCTCTAGCACTTTTGATCAAAATATCAAATTCAACATCATCAATCCAAGCATAAGTCATGTTTATTGAATAAGATTCAGAAGGGCTCATTCCTCCATCATCAATTAACACTGAACTAATTTTTTCAAATGTTGTTGAGTTAATAAATTGAATATTTGTTACATTTAATCCAACATTTCCAGTATTAGTCATGGTTACATTGACATATTTAGAAGGATTTGTTCCAAACCATATTTTTTCAAATATAATGTGCTCATTTAGTTTATTGATATTTTTTGAAAAAGTATTTTCAAGATTTTTTTGATGAGACAATAAATTAGAATTGGACCATCCGACCAAACCCGCGCCAAGAATTGCAATAGATGATAATAGAATGGCACTAGTGACAATAGAAGCTAAGGCTCTCCTACGAACAAATTTCATTAAGTAATTTCATGAAAAATTAGGTATATTGCTCAGTATGTAATAAAATCTAACTTACATTTTATGATGATGCAGACTCGTTAATTTTCTTATTTAAAACGGAATTGATGGTATCTATTTTTTGTTTTAATTCATCAGAAGGGTTTTCTGAATGTTGATTGCTAAGATCAATTTGCAGTTTTGTTAATTCCTCTGTAGACATTTGATCAAATTCAGAATCTGCCGATTTTATTTCATCTGAATATGTTACTTCTTTTTCATTTGTTGATTCCTCTGTTTGTTCTTTTACATCTTCAGAAATTGACTCTAATTCTGAAGAGTGTTCTGTTTGTTCAGAAAGATCCATTGTTTTGCTAATCTCATATGGTGGACATGGGATTTTCATGCTCTTAGTTAGCATGAACAACACAGGGTATAATTCCTGATAAGACATGCGTAAAATTTGAGGGATGTTTTGTTCATCTTTTTGATATAATGATTCTAATTCTGAAGAATTTCCGTTAACGTCAATTTTTCCTTCCAAGCTTAGACGAATCCCTTTAGGTGCAGAGCTAAAGGTATAGCCATATTGTAATTGACAAGAGTTTTCAGCACTGGAAACCTCGTTTAATGACACATCAATGTCATATTTTTTAAAATCTGTTTTCTCTTTGACATTATTATTTACATTGAATGATTCAATGTCCAAATTGAACTGCATTTGAAAGTAGAATCAAAAATTGTGTATTAACAAAGTGTCTGTCATTTCAAGTTACATCATTTCGAATATGAGCAATAATAATGATTTAAAAATAATGCAAATAGAGGATTTTGCCCAAAAGAACACTGTAAAGAAGAAAAATTTTAATTTAAATTTTACAATTTCAAAAGCTCCCAAAAAAGCCAAGAAATTAGATTTACATCAAGATATTTCAAATTATCTGGACAAAAATCAGTATTCATTTAGTGAAGATATGCAAGAGATGATTCCAAAAGACACTCCTCCATATTTGGATAATGGGGAAAAGTATGTAGAAAGAATTGCAAGAGCTTTAAAGTTTTTTAAACAATGTTCTTTGATTGGCCCCAGCGGAACTGGAAAAACACACATTGTTTATTTGGTTGCTGAATTAGCAGGTCTGCCATTATGGGAAATTAATTGTGGATTACAAACATCTGTTTTTGATCTTTTTGGAAGATATGTAGGATTGGGAAAAGAGAACTGGATTGATGGATTGATTGTAAACTGGTGTAGAGATGGAGGAATATTGTATCTTGATGAGGCAAACATGATGAAACAAGATGTTGCAACACGATTAAACCCTATTCTTGATCAGAGAGGACATCTTGTGTTAACAGAAAAAGATAATGAACTTATCCATAGACACGAACATGCATATCTGATAATCAGCATGAATCCTTTTTCATCAGAATTTGCAGGAACAAAGCCACTCAATGCTGCAATGAGAAGAAGGATGAGCGTTTGGTTAAATTTTGATTACATGAGTGTGGGAGATAAAATTGATGAAAAAGAAATTGATCTTGTATGTCACAGAGCAAAAGTAAACAGAGACGATGCAGAAAAAATTGTCAAGATAGGTGCAAAACTAAGGCAAGAATATCAACAAGGTGATCTTCCATATGGTCCATCAGTTGGAGATTTGGCAAATTGGGCAAAAATTGTTGCAGATGGAACAACGGTGGAAATTGCAGCAGAAGAGACAATCATAGCATTAACTGCAGATGATTTTGAGGTTCAAGAAGAAGTTCGTGCAATTGTAAAACGAGTTTGCGGAGGAGATAAGTTTGAAAGAAAATTTGTATGATCTATCTGCAAACATCATCTATGAAGTAGCAGACAAAGAAAAAACAAGCATTGAAGTAACAATGCCTGAAAAATTATCTTTTTTAGAACTAAAGTACGGAAAACCCACACAAATATCCCTTCCAAAACCAAAAAAAAGTGATGAAAAATGTCTCTATCAAGGCATTCTGTTTGATAGTATAGATGACTCGTATTCTACAGTGTGGTCTTTGTTTTTAGCATCATTGTATCACTCTGGAGGCCATGCTGCAGTTTCAGATTATTCAGTATATCAAAAATGGTATCAGAGAAAATCCCCAATCTTAGCATCTCAAGCAATTAAATTTGTGGAAGACATCAGAGTTCAGGAATATCTAAAAACCAGATATTCAAATCCTTTAAAAAATATTGAAATGATTAAATTTTCTTGTGAATTGTTGTACAACAAATTTTTGAAAAACATCCTAGAGTCAAATGAAAAAAATAGAACACAGCATGCATTTAGAAATAAAATAGAACACTTCAGAAATGAAGTAAAAGAATCTATAACAAATAATGACACTCCTGAAAACAGGATTAAACTTGCAGATGAAATTTACAAAAACAGATATGCTTTAGGAATGTGGGAATATCCATTTTGCGACAACATCAAACCAACAAACTTTACAAAATATTTGAAATATTTGAAATTAAATCCTACTGGAGAATTCAGACACTATGCTAACGAATTAGGCAATATGTGGATAGACGAAATTAAAAAAGAAGAAAAAATGATGGAAAAATACAAAAAATATTCTGAAGGATTACGTTTTGACAAAATCAAACTAGCACCAGAAAATCTTGGAAAATTTTTTCAGTTGAGAGTAGATAGTACAAATTTTATTAAAAAAATTAGAAGTCAAGTATCGAATGTAACAAACTCCATGGAAGATCCAAATACTGAAGATTATGGTTACATTGAAATGCAAAAAGCAGTTCAGGCAGTTGCAAGTGAAAGTCAAGGAATTTCTTATTTTGAGCAAGATCAAGAACTTCGTTATGAGGAAAGCTGGGCAATAGTTATGGATACTAGTGCAAGTATGAAAATTCAGTTTCAGGATTTACAGAAATTTTTGATGTGTATTGCAGAAGCTGCAGACAAAATAAACTACAAGGGAGGAAAATGGTCCATACATGGTTTTAGCAATGATTTTGTGCTGATTAAAGATTTCAAAGAAAAGTATGATGACAGAATCAAGGCCAGGATAGGAGGAATGAACAGTTCAGGATTATCATTTGTTCCAGATGCCATGAAATTGGCAACAAGAATGCTAGAAGACGACATCAATGAACGCAGATACTTGTTCCTAATTACCGATGGATACATGATGGGGTATCATGAAATTGACGAAGAGTTTCAATCTGCTATTAATCTGGCCTCCAAGGCAGGCGTAAATGTAATAGCAATAGGCGTACCTGATGGAATGTCAAAATATTTCACAGTTAGTTTCCCTCATACTGAGATTAGAAAGACAGTTGCAAACTTTGTTCGCGCCTATACATCTGTGGCACAACAATACATGTAATTTCGAATTATTACATACTCTTTTAGATATTCTACAAAATAACCATATTTTTTAATGAAAATGACCCCTCTACGAAATAATCGCAGAGCAATCAGTACAGTACTTACAACCATCATCATCTTGGTGGCTTCTGTTGTACTTGGTTCAGGTGTAGTTGTTTACGGCACATCACTTTTCCAAGGCGGTACACAACAAGAAGCAATTTCAGTCCAAGGTGTCCAGTTGTGGGTTAATGCTACTGATTCAAACGGCGTTGCATGGGGTGCTGCTGCTGTAAGAAACAGTGGTGACAAAATCTTGTCTACAGACAAGATAGAAGTCAGAGGTACTAACGTTCCATTCTCAGCCTGGTATGTAGACACAGATCCAGACAGAGTAACGGTAGATAACTTCCAGGCACAATTCATTTCAACCGGAACTGTTTCAGGTCAAATGCAATCTACAGGTTCAACATGTGCATCTGCAGATCTTGAAATTGATCTGGATGATGCAGGTGCATTACCAGCATTATGTATGACCAAACAATCAGGTCCTGTTGGTTTGAATCCAGGTGACAGAATGATCATCTACTTCAAAGTTCCAGATGGAACTCTATCATCACTTGATGCAGGAGCAACATCTAGCTTGAATATCTTCGCCGGAAAAACTGGTGCACCACAAAGTGTAACCATCGCAAATACTTAGGATTCGGTGTTTTTTTAATGAATCCATTTTTTCCTTTTTCTTTAGGTGAAGTAAATGAAGGATAAAACAAAGTCTGTAGAAACTTTTCTTAAAAGTGAGTTTTTTGATCCAAATCAAAAACAAGCTTCATCAGAATTAAAGATTATA
This window encodes:
- a CDS encoding LamG-like jellyroll fold domain-containing protein — translated: MKNRRALSTLVGAVFFIIAASSTVAYVSYSMNVIDDFSQAVIIKESVDGARNSESFEISDATITNNKFDLTVQNKGQLPIKLTKLWIENTTDSTWIPSKFDIDQSISPSNSVSGIGQTLPLSVVDTQAYKISLVTDRGNTETYFFNSVPDQNLSINLHAAPETVANGFSTTLFMTVTNDLPNDVTLLNIVPEMSPPSGSATAICDSSPTPASYPSLKKGESVIFKWSCVISGTAAESVTITGSIVNGYPGNDSSVTITIKDVLLALEAGTSLESLGFTVPSNTPDILTIHQESTNTPNGEYQLSSGTADATGFTVDLDQNNMAYITNNQTSTVTIPSGTWTSSLAYLNSHLDSTIDNSILSSGMIFHFEKQSFLSNGVTGAACDNEISATLGSGTSTPAWSDSSGVFSSGGFTFDGNNDYISVGIDTSCNDLDDGPNSTAGWFYVDGTGNDGRQVIIRAEESNPGSEFYEVVFDKSGTTGTLSFRFDSTEGKILDCNTSGVTTDEWHHFVGIRVDSETCTLYLDGSFVVTQQDTSNPNNSQLEIDTKWMIGANPDTQDGQITENFKGSIDSIMHWESYGLTSSEVLALNNTKYGDGAFLVDYTIERVDNSGGKTTLFSQTDIEMDFIDPLNDVTNFHSSGNLTGAMNQISLTDERILFTVDFVSGLGVDVRIDDDSLNGNPDTSFVQIPIPDDTFPGYFSYDINEDGGNYLVRVSNTGTIGAFFSMSGIRGVFDDVTSDIAYASLPQFVNGTSTEFEMSDTNDSIYLPPGKKFTIEFYAPTTHPSINGQYGTPITPGENYNFYVYLSGYDELGRTFFKTIDIGGTTVT
- a CDS encoding AAA family ATPase → MQIEDFAQKNTVKKKNFNLNFTISKAPKKAKKLDLHQDISNYLDKNQYSFSEDMQEMIPKDTPPYLDNGEKYVERIARALKFFKQCSLIGPSGTGKTHIVYLVAELAGLPLWEINCGLQTSVFDLFGRYVGLGKENWIDGLIVNWCRDGGILYLDEANMMKQDVATRLNPILDQRGHLVLTEKDNELIHRHEHAYLIISMNPFSSEFAGTKPLNAAMRRRMSVWLNFDYMSVGDKIDEKEIDLVCHRAKVNRDDAEKIVKIGAKLRQEYQQGDLPYGPSVGDLANWAKIVADGTTVEIAAEETIIALTADDFEVQEEVRAIVKRVCGGDKFERKFV
- a CDS encoding vWA domain-containing protein; the encoded protein is MKENLYDLSANIIYEVADKEKTSIEVTMPEKLSFLELKYGKPTQISLPKPKKSDEKCLYQGILFDSIDDSYSTVWSLFLASLYHSGGHAAVSDYSVYQKWYQRKSPILASQAIKFVEDIRVQEYLKTRYSNPLKNIEMIKFSCELLYNKFLKNILESNEKNRTQHAFRNKIEHFRNEVKESITNNDTPENRIKLADEIYKNRYALGMWEYPFCDNIKPTNFTKYLKYLKLNPTGEFRHYANELGNMWIDEIKKEEKMMEKYKKYSEGLRFDKIKLAPENLGKFFQLRVDSTNFIKKIRSQVSNVTNSMEDPNTEDYGYIEMQKAVQAVASESQGISYFEQDQELRYEESWAIVMDTSASMKIQFQDLQKFLMCIAEAADKINYKGGKWSIHGFSNDFVLIKDFKEKYDDRIKARIGGMNSSGLSFVPDAMKLATRMLEDDINERRYLFLITDGYMMGYHEIDEEFQSAINLASKAGVNVIAIGVPDGMSKYFTVSFPHTEIRKTVANFVRAYTSVAQQYM